One Leptodactylus fuscus isolate aLepFus1 chromosome 11, aLepFus1.hap2, whole genome shotgun sequence genomic window, agtgatgtcctggctcgtcctctggagtgcatcgccagcactgtgagcagaggcagtggcatgaatggcgggcgacgtttgtcctgccgttgctgcctaccactgattccagtgcttggattccaaatgacggtgcattgaagtggtggacaggttgctcttctcagggcccctactcgatttcgagaggcaaattgtgtagacgacactatatctgtcctcggcgcattccttgaaaaaactctacacctttgagaaacgtgccctcgatgggggagtttttctgggctgggtacaaaagggaacatcttcggacattccgggtctggcctggcttcggcaaagcagctgacctctgcctctggacatgtctctgcctctagctaccctttttggtgctgcacctgcctcaacatccacactactttcccagcttgacatctgccttgtccaggtggggtcggtgtcctcgtcgtccaccacctcctcttccaactcctgtctcgcctcctcctcctgcacaatgcgcatgtgaactggctgccctgacagcaactgcgtctcatcgtcgtcgatgagggtgggttgctggtcatccgccaccatatcgaccggagatggaggagactctagtgtttgagcatctggacacagatactcgtctgttaggtccgtggaatcgcgaaatggaggggcaggttgcggtacagtcaaaggaagggagaacagctctggggagcagggacagttggggttattgttctgggaagattgggaattttgggtggaaggaggacaagactgttgggtaagaggaggtagaggctgactggctggtggacaatgtgctttaagcgttatccgacagccattgcaagacctgttcctggttctcgggcctactaaggctactaaggttaatgttgaacttttgtgcaaagtgcagaacttagggctcgcctgatgttaagggacacacgctggtacaaggctcaactcaccctaagtgccaaaaacactgctggtgcaaggctctactcatgccaagggcctcaatctctgctggtagctcagcttaaggtcctgtaactttgtttggaagggctcatgttaagggctagaaaagtgaattttggaaggtcttaccacatctcacacacacacacacacacacacacacacacacacacacacactctcaaaatgacagttaagggtgagggcttttggatttcccattgtctattccatccgtggttgtcatggggaacgtgatttaaaggggtggttgttactgtttgttgagcttaaattggggtttgtgtccatccatttggggagtaaagaaggtttccaggtattttcccactttgatagaggtttttttgaatgtggaaagtgtgtagttgttaggctgtgatgttggggtaatagagggtctttggtgtgttagatgcccccagacatgcttcccctgctgtcccagtgtcattccagaggtgttggcatcatttcctggggtgtcatagtggacttggtgaccctccagacacggatttgggtttcccccttaacgagtatatgttccccatagactataatggggttcgaaacccgttcgaacacacgaacagtgagcggctgttcaaatcgaatttcgaacctcgaacattttagtgttcgctcatctctagtgcctacatCATTTAGGATGAATGCCAAGTTATATATCTGGACGATACAATGATAACTTTGCGCATGTACACCCCCTTATAAATTTCCCATCTTGTCGTAGGATTGTGTATTTATTGAATAATTGGACACAAAAGTGCAATCCAGTAATGAAAAATGCTAATATAAATTTAATGTTGGAATTTATTATATGTTGTTATTTGAAATTATGTGACTTGTTAAGGTTATTATTGTTGCTTGTtgttatatagtattatattttaTCTTTATGGAACAATATATTTGACTTCATACATATCTTGTGTTTATTAGGACCCTCTACATGGGAGGAACACTTTCCATTCTGTGGAGGATATTCCCAGTCACCCATTAATATTATAACCTCAGACATCAGAAGCAATCTTAATTTGGGACCCATTGATATTTCCAGCTCTTCAGCGCCCTCTACAGGTGTTGTAACTAACACTGGACATACAGGTAAGCCTGTCATTCCACATTTCCTTTATACATGACAATATAACTAGAATAGCTCTACCAGATTCTGGCTTCACTTTCAGCCAGTTcacccataataataataaaaaaaattatttatatagcgccaacatattccgcagcgctgtacaatttgtagggttcaaatacagacagatacataacaaagaacgtcatttcacacaatgggactgagggccctgctcgcaagagcttacaatctatgaaaggCGATGTTGAGTCTTCCACTTTTATACCTGTTAATGACCATGTCTAATGGGTCCAGGATGCTTCACCAAACTCTGCACACCTACTGGTGTTACTATAGGGGTTGCCATTTTCAGTGATGGGGTCTCAGAAGCCAAAAGATGCCACAGGGCACACTTAACACACTAGGGCTGGTTAAACTTCTTTGAActccttttttattttctttgatgACTGGCAGTCAAAAATGTATTACCTTTGTCCGAGTGCGCTGGAGTGAGACAGATGAAGAAAATTCTGATAATTTGAtcaattcatttaaatgggactgacctgcagaatggccatgtgactaatggaTGTGATATCCCTGACCTAAGAATGTTAAGCTCAGTATTACCCCTCAATATACTGCATGTCAATTTATAGTTCTTTCTAAACTCATAAATTTGCCTATTAATTTACATCCCAGTGCTCTTTCTATTCCTATAGTTGAGGTGGCCTTAAATTCAGTGCATTACCTCAGTGGTGCTGGACTTCAAGACATCTATCGGCTTGCTGCGTTCCACTTCCATTTTGGAAATCCATTATCTGATAATGAAGGATCAGAACATAACATTGATGGCATTGCCTACCCAATGGAGGTGAGTAACTCTACATAAAACATTGCATAGTCTCCTTTAATCAGTTACTGgttatcagatatatatatatatatatatatatatatatatatatatatatatatagtaacgggattagctcagggatcgctgtcttgagcactttttggcacaaaaggaaagtccaatccagccaagtatggtgcaactggccgcaaccagttttattaggatttttttcaggcaaaacataacataaacaatgcaaaataaaatcctacccggcttctaccttcaacagcaggtatcctaactatgagagctgggccttctgcacagctccctaaacacaaacCAGCAGTATTACTCACAAGTATTTTCTCCAGGTGTACACAGAGCCATATATCTGTGGGCTGACTGCCCTTTTATACACTTACTTTTGGATAgcaaggatttaaccccacatatcccaaaacctggagtggctgaatggagtagagacaccaatgctccctgctccagcagccagacctttaccagggctttggtaagacccaccagccaggagtgcagctttgctcagctgcacctagattgtgtatgacaggaacttTGAATTTTGAATTCCTGTAGAGAAGTGTATGGGAAAAAAGCTATACCCAGAGTATGCATTTAGGATGGCACAAATCACAAAACAAAACGATATGTAGGTCAGTAATATTTCAGTAATTTGCTATAGACGTTAAAGTCAAGCAAAAAGTGCAAGCAATGTCCAaatctgttttttcttttattttctcaAATCCGCACACTGTCTTGTTGCAAAATGACAATCCTATAGATTGCACCTGTCTTTGTGTAAGACAGGTTGAAAAGTGGTGGATCAGTGATCAGGAGCATACGCAGCTTTTAAATCcagaaatcatttttttttttttttttacagtgaaaccattacaaaaaaatgctacaaaataatGTGTGTAATTTTAATctaaaattgttttatttttttttatcctaggtTCATTTTGTGTTCTACAATACAAAATATGCAACTCTAGATGAGGCAAAAGCCAACTCGGATGGTCTGGCTGTGGTTGGAGTACTTTTTCAAGTAAGGATTACTAAATATAAGGATTCATGCTCTGATATATGAGATATAGAAACAAGCTGCAAaataagtttaaaggggttatatggtttctagtattgatggcctatccctagCACATTCCATAAACTTCAATGGGACATCGCATTacctacagtttgtacagcaagtgagcagcgcagctcaCAATATTACCAAGAATCGTTCTCTCTCGCTACAGGTACCTGATACCCAAGAcctccgcagatctaatattgatggcctattttaaggatagaccatcagtaatAGAaacttgataacccctttaaccccacaTAATGTAAGTTAATGATGAAGCAGAAACATAAGGGCTGattcattaagactggcatttagcatgccagtcttaggctaaggccccacattgcagtaaAGCTGCttattttcttgcagattttgctgcagtttttggagccaaagccaggagggaATTGACTAgaaaagagaagtataagagctttcctTAAATCTCCTATTCCTTtcgtagccatttttggctttggctcaaaagacggcagcaaaacagaaaaaaagttgcgttttcacaacgtggggcctcaaccattAGCACATAGAAGGTGGCATAGATTTCAGCTGTTACACCAGTTTTTAAGCGCAAATAGTGTTCAATTGAACAGGCTGTAATGCCTTTAAAATTTTTGCACATGTAATACCTTTATGATGTCGGTGTGAATTGCCTGTACCTTTCATaagtatttattattaatattctttCATTTCAGATTGGTGAAAGAAATGAAGCTCTTGATCACTTAATCAATGTCCTTCCTCTCATTCGCCACAAAGGTCAGAAAGAGTTAATTTACTCTCAATTAGGACTTCGACATGTAGAATAAAACTAAAGCTAAATGTTTAGCAGATGCAGCAGAAAACCAATATAGAAAATGCAATATAAACAAGTAGCATGTAAGGGGTTgtaccattatggacacttatgccCTATCCACATGATAATGAATTATTTCCAATGTGGGGATCCAACCACAGGGCTCCAGAAGCTATAAGTTAGATCCCTGGCAACTTGGCCAGTTAAACAGGGCTCCTATATGCGGACCTATAtgttgaaaatataaaaataataataatcagatgCTCCAAAAGAAATaatgggggtggggggacataccACCTATAGCAGGGGAACCAATCACAGCAAATCTATGACCTGCTGTATTTTACTGGGTGTCATGATATAGTAATACAGTGAACTGCTTTCATGGTCTCTCCTCACACTATAAGGGGAATCTCTCTTACACATGACAGTAGATGAGGTTGTAGGAGAGCATACTTTATGTGGCAGTGAAACTTTGCTCCCTTTTTGAGGAATTTATAACTATAAATTTGCTCCAAACCATTCACCCAAAATGGTTATATAGAGCTCTCTCTCTTTTAGACATTGATTGAATGATTTTAATGATATATCAATATCTCATTGCCTTGAATTATTGTTTGATTGATTGTCTTTTCTAGGAGACACAGCAATAGTTTTCATTAATTTAAGTAAAATACTTAGTCGTCATGTGGAGAGCTACTATAAGTACCAGGGATCCCTCACCACACCGCCATGTTCGGAGAATGTCTCTTGGCATGTGGTCAGCACACCTCTGCAGCTAAGCAGGTCTCAGGTAATGTTGCATTTGTATCTCTCCAGATGACTATTGATATTGTAATAAAATGTTTCcctgatttttgtttttatggcctGAATTTAGGAAGTCAATGAAAACTGAGCTATAGTACTAGTGCCCGGCCAGGACACAGAAACATTGGGTTCTGTCCCATGTTGTGTATTGTATGGGCCCGTACAGCTGATTGGTGTGGGTGCCGTCTGTCACACACAAAGTTAAATTATCATCCATGACAAAATGTaattgtaacactcaggagggccagggctggtatcacgggtaatatatcagatgtggccggcttttagggggtccctgggtcccaaatgtgcacaaaatctcctttttgatgtccccgactacccacccccacgtggtacctgacaataacaacagacaaccaggtcttgggggtagtcgttgctcttttactagcaggacaaggtaatacaaatgtacatatggagtaattcctcacatacaatacagcgatctttataggtagtgtccaattaagcaggtgatggagcttggagcaggaatgctttggatagtttagtagttgcttgggtagttaaacttgtacaTACTTTAAAGATGGCCATCCATGTATGgatgtatccagggggttagtcctcaacaaactgggtacacgtatgtaggagaggaaatagacttgtcgacagcgggagaccctcaaattctgccagactagcaggggcgtaactaccgtggtagcagcagtagcagctgccacagggcccgggccattagggggcccggtgacagccgctaccgctgcgttttttttttttgtttttttttaaatagtccgttacgggccccattcacttgccgatcctggctgggccgggatcggcaagtgacaccgcgggccccacaaacactatcattatactcgggggtttttgcagacccccgagtataatgatcagcggaccgggagaagtaagggaacataacaaacagtgttatttacctctccacgatcctgcctccggcctccctcattcgtgtctgacgtctctgacgtcacatgacccgggtctgcttcccgggtcatgtgacgtccgacgtcattaatgcaggacaagagcggtaGCCggtagccgacagcctaggagccgggcacaggtaagcaactgttttttaaaaaaatgtttttattcccccgggtctcctattattatactctggggtctgaaaagaccccagagtataataattttttatggatgtccacagtgggacataatactgtgtgcaggggacactattggggttaatactatgtgtgcaggggccactattggggttaattctgtgtgcaggggccactattggggttaattctgtgtgcaggggccactattggggttaattctgtgtgcaggggccactattggggtataatactgtgtgcaggggacactattggggttaatactatgtgtgcaggggccactattggggttaatactgtgtgcaggggccactattggggttaattctgtgtgcaggggccactattggggttaatactgtgtgcaggggccactattggggttaatactgtgtgcaggggccactattggggttaatactgtgtgcaggggacactattggggttaatactgtgtgcaggggacactaatggacataatactgtgtacagggcttactaagggacataatagagttctgaggagggggtcggttgaggtcttcggcgtcggtttgggggggccccatgtcaaaagttcgccacggggccccgccattcctagttacgtcactgcagactagctatgggtttcttaaatatagatttgtcccaaagacttacttgaatagagaaatACGTGTAGAGGTCCCAGATGAGATGGATAAGCAGGTtcgtaaactttagtgcttgtaggcttggagcttcagaggaaaacgctctctgaggaggatcttgagaacagaggaaaagacatctctgtttggagtgccctgagacttggctgccattttcagctccacatgtcttcacacaaagAGGACCACCAAAGgttcccaacccccctagagggggatGTAACTTCTCCTCCTCCacgccagtcaagggagcttgatgggtcctgaaggtcacctgatcatactggacactcctttacattgattacaatgggaagtataggcaggtgtagttcacaaaacatccacaagatggcacattaaccctttcgctgccaggcacgtacactgtacgtgctcccaaggtggcacttcagtagccgaggacgtacttagtacgtcctccctactaatgcaccAATGCTCCCTAATgcagatatctctggactgcatcaacacatcttgatgctttaaaatgcattttaaagaagagactctcatctttaaaatgataccagggacttgatgattttacttacagtcttggagccattcactgttgaaaacactatttggcattgagatccaactgcagatctcaattcccgacagcgtttcaacagtgaatttctccaaaactgtacatccaatcatcgagtttttgatatcattttaaagatgagattctcctctttaaaatattgaaagcatcaagatatgttgatgcagtccaaagacatagagatccaaagtgtccccccccccccttctgtctaagcaagcaatttacaATCTAACAGAGGGAcatggagcagcccagcagagagagagagagacagaaacgatctctctctctctgcataacttgtatgtgacagcaggaggggggtggcagggactctattgtccctattaacccttctcctgccaatcagagaacatacacatatatacatttgtctctgattgtcacatacagttataatgtaattcccccctgagcttttctagtggggtattcttatgttatacctcctgaacataaccaggaagtttgttggcactgtgacccaggcatttaccattgtccaggtcgcagagccaaaaaaaaaaaagccgcaccaaacacttacacaacatatacataaagtcgtaaataaagtttacatttcactcaAATCCtagtcctgtctatacctgagctttctacagtaaaatacgtctctagtgatatctgttacacgctaaaataatagtaataacaattatcactaTTATATAAAGGATCCCACTCAAAGTCACTTGGTTTCTTTGTATTTGCGTTTATTTACAATGAAGGTGTATACTACTCGGTGTtaaaaataaacgttttcggcctgaccggccttcatcagactctacaacaaaattaaataaaataacaaaacaagatAAGTGAGTATTCCACCATAGTAGTACAATCTAAACTGGTGTATACAGACtggactatgtacagtataaacatatataacatatataacatcATCACGTTTCATGTTGATCTTGAAAATTCTAGAGCTCTATACAATACTGGGACAGAACATTCCTGTGGCGTACATGCTGTATGATAGTATACAAAGATATTGAGACGACGACTCATCGTGTAGGTCCTTGGTCTCTTAGTGGTGGTCAAAGGATTAGATGAAGAAGTGTCATTTAGAGAAAGAGTGTATTCCACCCGTACGGGAAAGTATAAAGAATCCATATTGTGAAGTATTGTCCTAATAAGCCCCCTAAGAAGCGTGAGTAGGTGATTAGGGAAATGGTAAAAAGGCGTACCAGTAGTAAGTCGTATAACAAATTTAGGACAAGAAAGACGTCCAAGGTAAAGGTGTTTATACCTAATGGACACAAGAATAAAGTATGTTATTTCTATCTCTAATGGTCATATCAACCGCTGTAAAAGTATATAAACTAAGCTCACCTCAATCGTTACTCGTTAACGTGAGGTAGTTGGCTGCGAGGATTGATAATTGCGATAATTGtaggtagtgaatgtgcaatagcTGTAAAAGATAGACATAATAAGTAGGGTCCATGAACACATATCTGGTAGGTAAGAGCCCCTAGTGGTATCCCAAATGTACACCATTTTACCTTTAAGGCAAATGTCTGTTGGTTATTAATGGCCAAGCATGGATGATGCTGGGAGCTTGGGGTAGGAATCTGTAAATAACAAGGCCCAAAGTTTAGCAAAAGAGTTAATGAAAAAGTTAATGTAGAGCATAATTAACAAGGACTCCAGTATATCTACCTGAGAGAGCGAATGGTTGCACGTCCTATCtcattggtggtgtggtaggTACTGGGCTTGATGTgcgtttttttaaaaagaaaagatGCTGACGTCACGTTGCACGTGCGACGTACGTCATGACGTCGGTCGGCATCGGGACACGCCCCTCCGCGGGCAGGAGCCGCTCCCAGGGTCCGAACAAGGCAATCATGAGAATAAGGGGCGTGTCCCGATGCCGACCGACGTCATGACGCACGTCGCACGTGCAACGTGACGTCAGCatcttttctttttaaaaaacgCAC contains:
- the LOC142185434 gene encoding carbonic anhydrase 1-like → MFRLVCVGVLYLILGCHASGDWCYEHAGCGPSTWEEHFPFCGGYSQSPINIITSDIRSNLNLGPIDISSSSAPSTGVVTNTGHTVEVALNSVHYLSGAGLQDIYRLAAFHFHFGNPLSDNEGSEHNIDGIAYPMEVHFVFYNTKYATLDEAKANSDGLAVVGVLFQIGERNEALDHLINVLPLIRHKGDTAIVFINLSKILSRHVESYYKYQGSLTTPPCSENVSWHVVSTPLQLSRSQFQAIVSSVYFTSRDSEEHSPMMNNYRPTQPLNGRTVYSYH